A stretch of the Aminipila terrae genome encodes the following:
- a CDS encoding cyclic nucleotide-binding domain-containing protein, with translation MSNGSLTVTMKNELLKYGLSDFEAGDVRVLKFEKGQYLCRESFPMEYLLFMVSGKAKAFMNVSNGKSLLLAFYTKSGILGDIELMTDGICTTNVQALTEVTCMGIPLKHCGERLRENVTFMNFVGTHLARKLDRCARNGAINILLPLETRLCSYVLMTNEDGLFNENLTEVAELLGTSYRHLLRTFDSLRKDGVLQKAARGYIIKDGIELQIRAQDFYSV, from the coding sequence ATGTCAAATGGAAGTTTAACAGTTACGATGAAAAATGAGCTGCTTAAGTATGGATTATCTGATTTTGAAGCAGGAGATGTGAGGGTATTAAAGTTTGAAAAAGGACAGTATCTTTGCAGAGAAAGTTTTCCCATGGAGTATCTGTTATTTATGGTTAGCGGGAAAGCAAAAGCTTTTATGAATGTAAGCAATGGAAAGTCTTTGCTTCTGGCATTCTATACCAAGTCAGGAATCCTGGGTGATATTGAATTAATGACAGATGGCATTTGTACCACAAATGTGCAGGCTTTAACAGAGGTGACCTGTATGGGAATTCCACTTAAACACTGTGGGGAAAGGCTTAGAGAAAATGTTACTTTTATGAATTTTGTAGGCACCCATTTAGCTCGAAAACTTGACAGATGTGCCAGGAATGGAGCCATCAATATACTGTTGCCTTTGGAAACCAGGTTGTGCTCATACGTGCTAATGACCAATGAGGATGGATTATTTAATGAAAATCTTACAGAGGTGGCAGAATTGCTGGGAACAAGTTACAGGCATTTGCTTAGAACCTTTGACAGCCTTCGAAAGGATGGCGTTCTTCAAAAGGCCGCCAGAGGATATATCATAAAGGATGGAATAGAACTTCAGATTCGGGCACAGGATTTTTATTCTGTGTAA
- a CDS encoding PadR family transcriptional regulator produces the protein MISSDVIRGYNDTIILHLLLEGDSYGYEISKEIERRSQGNYTIKETTLYSAFSRMEKNGYLVSYQGDETFGRKRTYYKITNDGREYYRIKCQEWDLTKKVINQFTREDIHNEPN, from the coding sequence TTGATCAGCAGTGATGTGATTCGTGGATATAATGATACCATTATTCTCCACCTTTTACTGGAAGGTGATTCTTACGGCTATGAAATTTCAAAAGAAATTGAGCGTCGAAGTCAAGGGAACTATACCATAAAAGAAACTACTTTGTATTCAGCATTTTCACGTATGGAAAAAAATGGATATCTGGTTTCTTATCAGGGTGACGAAACCTTCGGCAGAAAACGCACCTATTATAAAATCACAAATGATGGACGTGAATATTATCGCATAAAATGTCAGGAATGGGATTTAACAAAAAAAGTAATAAATCAATTTACAAGGGAGGATATACATAATGAACCAAATTAG
- a CDS encoding potassium channel protein translates to MFFSVIVVGTIGYYFLLNVNIIDALYMTAITVATVGYREVGVMTPEAEIFTIFIIFWGVGTAGYAFTRGVVIFIEGGLGNLWRSRKMQTEISKLENHYILCGGGESGRVVVDEFLSKKVPFVIIEKDETLVNHYAERGLLVIEGDATEEEILEKAKIKHAKGLISALSKDVDNLFTVLTARQLNSEIYIISRSIDKSSPDKLKKAGANHTISSNEIGGKRMAALMLRPSVISFLDVITHIGDIEFALEDIIVNEKSDIVNKTIGELKIPESFGLIILAVKKNQDNFLTFNPGADVLLEKGDVFLVLGTDSQVCALKEYAKDNGERLPYCMY, encoded by the coding sequence ATGTTTTTCAGCGTAATTGTTGTGGGAACCATTGGATATTATTTTTTACTAAATGTGAATATAATAGATGCTTTATATATGACGGCGATTACTGTAGCTACGGTGGGATATCGAGAAGTTGGTGTTATGACACCGGAAGCCGAAATATTTACGATATTTATTATTTTCTGGGGCGTGGGGACTGCAGGGTATGCTTTTACAAGAGGTGTTGTAATTTTTATTGAAGGCGGTTTGGGAAATCTATGGAGGAGTAGAAAAATGCAAACAGAAATTAGTAAACTCGAAAATCATTATATTTTGTGTGGTGGGGGAGAATCAGGGCGCGTAGTTGTAGACGAGTTTTTGAGCAAAAAGGTACCTTTTGTAATTATTGAAAAAGATGAAACGCTAGTGAATCATTATGCAGAAAGAGGTTTATTGGTCATTGAGGGAGATGCAACGGAAGAAGAAATTCTAGAAAAAGCCAAGATTAAGCATGCTAAGGGCTTAATTAGTGCGCTTTCTAAAGATGTGGACAATTTATTTACAGTCCTGACTGCCCGTCAATTAAATAGCGAAATCTATATAATTTCTAGGTCAATTGATAAGAGTTCTCCTGATAAACTTAAAAAAGCTGGAGCTAATCATACAATTTCTTCCAATGAAATTGGTGGAAAAAGAATGGCAGCGTTAATGCTCAGGCCATCCGTTATTTCTTTTCTTGATGTAATTACCCATATAGGCGATATTGAATTTGCGCTTGAAGATATCATCGTTAATGAAAAATCGGATATTGTGAACAAAACCATTGGAGAATTAAAAATACCAGAGAGTTTTGGATTGATTATTTTAGCAGTAAAAAAGAATCAGGATAATTTCTTGACTTTTAATCCAGGGGCAGATGTTTTGCTGGAAAAAGGAGACGTTTTTTTGGTATTAGGAACGGATTCTCAAGTTTGTGCCCTAAAAGAGTATGCCAAAGATAATGGGGAAAGACTCCCGTATTGTATGTATTAA
- a CDS encoding DMT family transporter, whose protein sequence is MYYFLSVLAGSIIAVMIAVNGVLTSHFTIYLATVIIHIVGLIIITIILVRHKENPAPWKNKKLPLFLYSGGLVGVATTIFNNMAFGKISMSAILAIVLLGQSITSIVIDHFGWLDMPYQPFNKKKLIGLSFIILGIVLIMVI, encoded by the coding sequence ATGTATTACTTTTTATCTGTTCTTGCAGGTTCAATCATCGCAGTTATGATTGCAGTAAATGGTGTGCTCACATCCCATTTTACTATATACCTTGCAACAGTTATTATACACATAGTAGGTTTAATTATTATAACTATTATACTTGTCCGGCACAAAGAGAATCCTGCTCCCTGGAAAAATAAGAAGCTTCCGCTTTTTCTTTATTCTGGCGGTCTTGTAGGTGTTGCCACAACTATCTTTAATAATATGGCCTTCGGCAAAATCAGTATGTCTGCCATTCTGGCTATCGTCCTTCTGGGTCAGAGTATAACATCAATTGTAATTGACCATTTTGGCTGGCTTGATATGCCCTATCAGCCCTTTAACAAAAAAAAACTCATTGGACTTTCCTTTATTATCCTTGGAATTGTCCTGATCATGGTCATATAA
- the nudC gene encoding NAD(+) diphosphatase produces MIQDIEPRKFNITFKNIKAEDRDYALLFHEENLLMKQPEGQDHMAEFLTFKELKELELIDYSKVNIAYLFSIDDNKYFSVNSILEEGTKDDYLHWQGTEVPDGKILVWHSQNIFRTLQEKWQGFAGVTALQINRWSLNHKYCGRCGKPMKHSAAERCLICESCNIAEYPKISPAVIVGIVDGDKLLLTRYADRPYKRYALIAGFGEVGETLEDTVRREVMEEVGLEVKDITYYKSQPWSFSDSLLVGFFARLDGDNKVSLNDGELAEGTWFTREDIPVNSEKIALTAEMIRYFADGNDVFYKQK; encoded by the coding sequence ATGATACAGGATATAGAACCACGTAAATTTAATATTACTTTTAAAAATATAAAAGCAGAAGACAGGGATTATGCCCTTTTATTTCATGAAGAAAATCTATTAATGAAACAGCCTGAAGGACAGGATCATATGGCAGAATTTCTTACTTTCAAAGAACTGAAAGAATTGGAACTGATAGATTACTCCAAGGTTAATATAGCATATTTGTTTTCAATAGATGACAATAAATATTTTTCGGTTAACTCAATTCTGGAAGAAGGTACTAAGGATGATTATCTCCATTGGCAGGGAACAGAAGTACCGGATGGGAAAATTCTTGTATGGCACTCCCAAAATATTTTCAGAACACTACAAGAGAAATGGCAGGGTTTTGCAGGAGTTACAGCATTGCAGATAAACAGATGGTCCTTAAATCACAAGTATTGCGGCAGATGTGGGAAGCCTATGAAACATAGTGCTGCAGAACGGTGCCTTATATGTGAAAGCTGTAATATTGCAGAATATCCTAAGATTTCTCCCGCTGTAATAGTAGGCATTGTAGATGGTGATAAGCTTCTTCTGACCAGATATGCAGACCGACCTTACAAAAGGTATGCATTAATCGCCGGATTTGGTGAGGTAGGCGAAACCCTGGAGGATACAGTGAGGCGTGAAGTCATGGAGGAAGTGGGATTGGAAGTTAAGGACATAACATATTATAAGAGTCAGCCCTGGTCCTTTTCTGATTCCTTGCTGGTAGGATTCTTTGCAAGACTTGATGGAGATAATAAAGTAAGCCTGAATGACGGAGAGCTGGCAGAGGGCACTTGGTTTACACGGGAAGACATCCCTGTAAACAGCGAAAAAATAGCACTTACGGCTGAAATGATCCGGTATTTTGCAGATGGAAATGACGTATTTTATAAACAGAAATAA
- a CDS encoding permease prefix domain 1-containing protein: protein MNQIRNYVEAMFSNLPKIREVIDMKMTMLENMEEKFQELLKEGKNENEAVGIVLADFGNMEELKEELGIKDTTLGNTDTDYISQENPALQEELLAFKKQYALAIAIACILFIMSPAVFISMQSIFASDSPLPYLGLFSLIACGAAICIYFRIQNHKYRRQYNTTDDAETNTSKGIESIIFSSATVIFLCMGFLFNLWHPGWIIFIVAAIISRTIRLFNGPK, encoded by the coding sequence ATGAACCAAATTAGAAATTATGTTGAAGCAATGTTTTCAAATTTACCTAAAATACGTGAAGTGATTGATATGAAGATGACTATGCTGGAAAATATGGAAGAAAAATTTCAAGAACTGCTGAAAGAAGGAAAGAATGAAAATGAAGCAGTAGGGATAGTTCTTGCGGATTTCGGAAATATGGAGGAACTGAAGGAAGAACTGGGTATTAAGGATACAACACTGGGAAATACAGACACAGATTATATATCACAGGAAAACCCTGCTCTTCAGGAAGAGCTCCTTGCCTTTAAGAAACAGTATGCACTGGCAATAGCCATAGCCTGCATTTTGTTTATCATGTCACCTGCAGTATTTATTTCAATGCAATCAATTTTTGCAAGCGATTCCCCACTTCCTTACTTAGGCTTATTTTCTCTAATCGCCTGTGGTGCTGCAATCTGTATTTACTTCAGGATACAGAATCATAAATACAGGAGGCAATATAATACAACAGATGATGCTGAAACAAATACATCAAAGGGAATTGAATCCATTATTTTCAGCAGTGCAACCGTTATTTTCCTATGCATGGGATTCCTATTTAACTTATGGCATCCAGGTTGGATTATTTTCATTGTGGCAGCTATAATCAGTAGAACGATTAGATTATTTAACGGTCCAAAATAA
- a CDS encoding DMT family transporter has protein sequence MLIAIIVSFLAGVTVVVSRTTNARLAAETSLFKSTFYNYIFGLMGSVLVLLVMHFFVAPQFPKVPLPLHINQLWIYLGGAMGVCTVSISNAVVTRISSFCITLLMFVGQVFTGIVLDIIISHSFSLGNLLGGICVTIGLILNLWFDKKSDSESQISAS, from the coding sequence ATGCTTATTGCCATAATCGTATCGTTTCTTGCGGGAGTAACCGTGGTAGTCTCCCGGACTACAAATGCCCGCTTAGCTGCAGAAACCAGTTTGTTTAAAAGCACATTTTATAATTATATATTTGGCCTTATGGGGTCAGTTCTTGTCCTACTGGTTATGCATTTTTTTGTTGCTCCTCAGTTTCCTAAAGTTCCGTTGCCGTTACACATTAACCAACTGTGGATTTATCTGGGAGGCGCCATGGGAGTGTGTACCGTTAGTATCTCCAATGCTGTAGTAACAAGAATTTCTTCATTTTGTATCACCCTTTTAATGTTTGTGGGCCAGGTGTTTACTGGTATTGTGTTAGATATCATCATAAGCCATTCTTTTTCACTTGGTAATCTGCTGGGAGGCATTTGCGTGACTATAGGGTTGATTCTGAACCTGTGGTTTGATAAGAAATCAGATTCAGAGTCTCAGATTTCTGCGTCTTAG
- a CDS encoding helix-turn-helix transcriptional regulator, with amino-acid sequence MNIGKILKRQRVEKELDNLFSYPLTIVSATMGYGKTTSVRSYLMARDVETVWISLLGCDGNETVFWHKLSTAVGKVFPEMGNMLERFGFPMDARQDAEILDLVWKSGNKKTKVIVIDDFHMIEQSKHMAKLIEIFAEEKIPHLHILLISRTRPKINQMNLIAKKLCYYIDTDTLSFNIQEIEEYFSMVGCCLSKREIERIYRYTNGWISAIYLLLLGVEKGIPVTEVSNITELVNDNLFSSLKDSVKDILIKLSVLDSFTLLQATQILKNSEVPQVVRGLVEQNAFIEYDFQNGVYKLHHVLLDFLRDKIQAENLDVRDVCHNAGRWFLDHGETIQAFDYYHRADKAGEILNIINQNANMRNWLLGFKLLWTVYQGFPEEWYVKYPFPILHFARTFIISGDKEATIESKRIITIMEEYFSKEKGVSTQLRNRVLGEIEIIKIFLVFNEAEKMVELSRKAEKLLEGEVSSNVFRNSAFSFGVPHFLYCYYREPGRLKETLDCIQTGFPPVVFDGSGTGCELVALAEYDLETGDWQNAEIYAQKAIYKARTMEQTSIIICAEFTLMRILLFKGKLAEAKEIIARMRTNLHQLDDEINCQNRIVYNAAIDMCEGYLYGCRLKREEIPEWLRLGDMDSRVLMLHAVAFPYIIYGKAVMLTKNWVELEVLCESFISRYEVYHNQLGLLHNAIYSAVARLHLYGMESGIASLIPALQDGQKDGILLPFAENADFILPMLYELQSRGGMDSHYLQRLIQISEQYIENFALEKSNPVHITKREKEVLVLLEGGLTQRQMAEQLCISVSSIKKHLESIYSKFKVNNKTSAIKKAHEANIL; translated from the coding sequence TTGAATATTGGTAAAATATTAAAACGACAAAGAGTTGAAAAGGAACTGGACAATCTGTTCAGTTATCCACTTACCATTGTTTCTGCAACAATGGGATATGGTAAAACTACGTCTGTAAGGTCTTACTTGATGGCAAGGGATGTGGAAACTGTATGGATTTCTCTGCTTGGATGTGATGGGAATGAAACGGTATTCTGGCATAAATTATCGACTGCTGTGGGCAAAGTATTTCCTGAAATGGGCAATATGCTTGAACGTTTTGGGTTTCCTATGGATGCAAGGCAGGATGCAGAAATCCTTGATTTAGTGTGGAAATCAGGTAACAAAAAAACCAAAGTAATTGTTATCGACGATTTTCATATGATTGAGCAAAGTAAACATATGGCAAAGTTAATAGAAATCTTTGCAGAAGAAAAAATTCCACATTTACATATCTTATTAATTTCCCGAACCAGACCTAAAATAAATCAGATGAATTTAATTGCAAAAAAATTATGCTACTATATTGATACAGACACGTTATCATTCAATATTCAGGAAATTGAAGAGTATTTTTCAATGGTGGGCTGCTGTCTTTCAAAACGGGAAATTGAAAGAATATACAGGTATACCAATGGATGGATATCCGCTATATACCTTCTCCTGCTGGGAGTTGAGAAGGGAATTCCAGTTACTGAAGTTTCAAATATTACAGAGCTTGTGAATGATAACCTTTTTTCTTCTTTGAAGGATTCCGTTAAGGATATTCTGATCAAACTATCCGTATTGGATTCCTTTACCTTGTTGCAGGCAACACAGATTTTGAAAAATTCAGAAGTGCCTCAAGTAGTCAGAGGACTAGTAGAGCAAAATGCTTTTATTGAGTATGACTTTCAAAACGGGGTTTATAAGTTGCATCATGTACTTTTAGACTTTTTAAGAGATAAAATTCAAGCAGAAAATCTGGATGTACGAGATGTCTGCCATAATGCAGGCAGATGGTTTTTAGACCATGGAGAGACCATTCAGGCTTTTGATTATTATCACCGTGCTGATAAGGCAGGGGAGATTCTTAACATCATTAATCAAAACGCAAACATGAGAAACTGGCTGTTAGGGTTTAAACTGTTGTGGACAGTTTATCAGGGATTCCCAGAAGAATGGTATGTAAAATACCCTTTTCCTATACTGCATTTTGCCCGTACCTTTATAATAAGTGGAGATAAAGAGGCTACTATAGAAAGCAAAAGAATTATTACCATTATGGAAGAATACTTTTCAAAAGAAAAAGGGGTTTCTACACAATTAAGGAACAGAGTTTTAGGGGAAATAGAAATCATTAAGATTTTTCTGGTTTTTAATGAAGCAGAAAAAATGGTTGAATTATCAAGAAAAGCAGAAAAGCTTCTGGAGGGCGAAGTCTCTAGCAACGTTTTTCGAAATAGCGCATTCTCTTTTGGGGTACCACACTTTTTATACTGCTACTACAGGGAACCGGGTAGGTTAAAAGAAACCCTTGATTGCATCCAAACAGGATTTCCACCAGTGGTGTTTGACGGATCTGGCACTGGCTGTGAATTGGTAGCGCTTGCTGAATATGATTTAGAAACAGGAGATTGGCAAAACGCTGAGATTTATGCCCAAAAAGCAATTTATAAAGCCAGAACCATGGAACAAACCAGTATAATTATTTGTGCAGAGTTTACTTTGATGCGGATTTTACTTTTCAAAGGTAAGCTGGCTGAAGCAAAGGAGATTATTGCCAGGATGCGGACTAATCTTCATCAACTGGATGATGAGATTAATTGCCAGAACAGAATTGTTTATAATGCGGCAATTGATATGTGCGAGGGCTATTTGTACGGATGCAGGTTGAAACGAGAGGAAATCCCGGAATGGCTGCGCCTGGGGGATATGGATTCAAGAGTCTTGATGCTTCATGCAGTTGCATTCCCATATATTATTTATGGTAAGGCTGTAATGCTTACCAAGAATTGGGTTGAGTTAGAAGTGCTCTGTGAAAGTTTTATCTCTCGGTATGAAGTATATCATAATCAACTTGGCTTATTACACAATGCTATCTACAGTGCAGTAGCAAGGCTTCATCTTTATGGCATGGAATCTGGTATTGCTAGTCTTATTCCAGCACTTCAGGATGGCCAGAAGGACGGCATATTGCTCCCCTTTGCAGAAAATGCAGATTTTATTCTGCCTATGCTCTATGAACTACAGTCCAGAGGGGGCATGGATTCTCATTATCTGCAACGACTGATACAAATCAGTGAACAATACATAGAAAATTTCGCTTTGGAAAAATCTAATCCGGTTCATATAACCAAACGGGAAAAAGAGGTATTGGTTCTGCTTGAAGGAGGGCTGACCCAAAGACAGATGGCGGAGCAGCTCTGTATTTCTGTTTCCAGTATTAAGAAGCATCTGGAAAGCATTTATTCCAAGTTTAAAGTGAATAACAAAACCAGTGCCATTAAAAAGGCACATGAAGCAAATATATTATAA
- a CDS encoding methyl-accepting chemotaxis protein has translation MRLTKLFTTPSLRRSITGSTILFIAVSSIMIGCISYYMAKLAIENSMGNTALSIVNSVVSIIDPEQFNNLQTKEDMQTNYYKDLQHRLNGVRNEIGLKYLYTMKVTEDGHYIYAVDGSNMTDSDFSSLGDEETDINNHYLKAFQGTANFGFISDKWGNSISAFVPIKNQSGTVVGILGADFNGDMMVNWLNRLKLFISVIVLLLLGAAFIAAYFVAKRITQPIKNLTEIADKLADGQVDVTMASDSLDEIGQLMTAFSKIVSNIQAQAHLAENLADRNLSVGIQIKSDKDVLNISLNKMLDNFSSIITEISNMSRHLAEQSDVLSTSSMSISHGAAEQASSIEKLNATLDVVSKQTLSNAQKSAEASNLTNIVKDDINAGNAKMQEMLKSMEEINNASRSIQDIIKTIDNIAFQTNILSLNASIEAARAGVAGKGFSVVAEEVGHLAKKSAEAARSTTNIIERSVRSVEAGMKTAQEAANVIGQIDIKIDEASNISNQITEISQVQAASIQQILAGLSQIAGIVEANVASTEESSATSVDLADHAARLKDVVTTFKIAE, from the coding sequence ATGCGACTAACAAAACTATTTACAACCCCTTCCCTGAGGCGAAGTATCACAGGAAGTACCATTCTCTTTATTGCTGTTTCATCTATTATGATTGGATGTATTTCTTATTATATGGCTAAACTGGCTATTGAAAACAGTATGGGAAACACAGCTCTGTCTATCGTAAATTCTGTGGTTTCTATTATTGACCCAGAGCAGTTCAACAATCTTCAAACAAAAGAAGATATGCAAACGAACTATTACAAAGATCTTCAGCACCGGCTAAATGGGGTTCGTAATGAAATTGGCCTAAAATACCTTTACACAATGAAAGTAACGGAAGACGGGCATTATATTTATGCGGTTGATGGAAGTAATATGACGGACAGTGATTTTTCCTCACTGGGAGACGAAGAAACGGACATTAACAATCACTATTTGAAAGCCTTTCAGGGTACTGCCAATTTTGGATTTATCAGTGATAAATGGGGAAATTCGATTAGTGCTTTTGTCCCCATTAAAAATCAGTCTGGAACTGTAGTAGGCATACTGGGAGCTGATTTTAACGGAGACATGATGGTTAACTGGCTGAACAGGCTAAAACTGTTTATCTCTGTAATCGTCCTACTGCTTCTGGGTGCTGCCTTTATTGCAGCGTATTTTGTTGCAAAGCGCATAACCCAGCCAATTAAAAACCTCACCGAAATTGCAGACAAACTTGCAGATGGACAAGTAGACGTTACCATGGCCTCCGATTCCCTGGATGAAATAGGTCAGCTTATGACAGCTTTCAGTAAAATAGTTTCCAATATACAGGCTCAGGCACACCTGGCCGAAAATCTAGCAGATAGAAATCTCTCTGTAGGAATTCAGATTAAATCTGATAAAGATGTTTTGAATATCAGCCTGAATAAAATGCTGGACAATTTCAGCTCAATCATCACAGAAATCAGCAATATGTCAAGACATCTTGCTGAGCAGTCAGATGTATTATCTACTTCCAGCATGTCCATTTCCCATGGGGCGGCGGAACAGGCCAGCTCTATTGAAAAGCTTAATGCCACTTTGGATGTTGTCTCCAAACAGACTCTTTCTAATGCACAAAAGTCAGCCGAAGCCAGCAATCTTACTAATATTGTTAAAGATGATATTAATGCGGGTAATGCTAAAATGCAGGAAATGCTAAAATCTATGGAAGAAATCAATAATGCATCACGTAGTATTCAGGATATAATAAAAACCATTGATAATATCGCCTTCCAGACAAATATTCTTTCCCTGAATGCATCTATTGAAGCTGCCCGGGCTGGAGTTGCTGGAAAAGGCTTTTCCGTAGTGGCCGAAGAAGTTGGACACCTGGCGAAGAAATCTGCGGAGGCAGCAAGAAGTACCACCAACATTATTGAACGGTCTGTCAGAAGTGTAGAGGCTGGAATGAAAACAGCTCAGGAAGCAGCAAATGTCATCGGCCAGATTGACATAAAAATTGATGAAGCCTCCAACATCTCAAATCAGATTACTGAAATCTCACAGGTTCAGGCTGCTTCAATTCAACAAATTCTGGCGGGTCTTTCCCAAATTGCAGGCATTGTGGAGGCTAATGTTGCTTCTACAGAAGAAAGTTCTGCTACAAGTGTGGATTTGGCAGACCATGCTGCTCGTCTTAAAGATGTTGTCACAACTTTTAAAATTGCAGAGTAA